Proteins from a genomic interval of Arachis hypogaea cultivar Tifrunner chromosome 10, arahy.Tifrunner.gnm2.J5K5, whole genome shotgun sequence:
- the LOC112716964 gene encoding probable protein arginine N-methyltransferase 3, which produces MSGRGRGRGRGGWGGGRGMMTYAREMEFELFPEDVTLPSNKVNHDDTLMKDLLRRNARLQNYWKASPYLIEETEENKRMHVERFSDRNKTTFTRDSLSQILVFKEFPKELVRGTATARRPSRKRFRWNPESGIKRIDFFEQLEKKNQVKEGKDEKENKGGENEEEKEEEENVDDEEVEEEEEFGWDDWEGDDGDPQSELLCLFCDSRYASCDSLFAHCASIHHFDFHATRKALTLDFYSSFKLINYIRSQVADNKCWSCGSTCQSNQDLLNHLHDAIDLSDIKITWDDDRYLKPFMQDDSLLYSFVDYEDGEDEQIPPMDEDLMMDLKNSIDTLDLKNVVVTDGVHDTSSSQKVASVPNDHLNQASSSDKELVNGKNSRAYVPSIDEAREEGLLLAKSQNHMEKQIKMVNESYFGSYSSYGIHREMLSDKVRMDAYGQAILKNPSLLNGAVVMDVGCGTGILSLFAAQAGASRVIAVEASTKMAAVASQVAKDNGLLLDKSQCGVNGHQKGVVEVIHGMVEEIDKNVGIKPHSVDVLLSEWMGYCLLYESMLDSVLYARDRWLKTGGAILPDTATIFVAGFGKGGTSLPFWENVCEFDMSFIGKELVKDAAQIPIVDVVDSQDLVTSSAVLQTFDLATMKPNDVNFTATATLEPKSRVLEYGEMRVDSETCCRCYGVVLWFETGFTSRFCREAPTVLSTSPYTPKTHWSQTILTFKEPVEIGFQKGNNGDLAAIGTEDFPAAKVDVRVSIVRSTEHRSIDISLEVVGVSPDGRRRSWPAQFFSLQ; this is translated from the exons ATGTCAGGCAGAGGCCGAGGACGTGGCCGAGGGGGATGGGGAGGAGGCCGCGGCATGATGACATATGCGAGAGAAATGGAGTTTGAACTCTTCCCTGAG GATGTTACTTTGCCTTCTAATAAAGTCAATCATGATGATACTCTCATGAAGGACTTGCTACGACGCAATGCCAGGCTTCAAAATTATTGGAAAGCCTCTCCTTATCTTATCGAGGAAACAGAAG AGAACAAAAGGATGCATGTAGAAAGATTTTCTGACAGGAACAAGACAACATTTACTCGTGATTCTTTATCGCAGATTTTAGTGTTCAAGGAATTCCCTAAGGAGTTGGTTCGAG GTACAGCTACAGCTAGGCGTCCAAGCCGTAAAAGATTTCGGTGGAACCCAGAGTCAG GTATTAAGCGAATTGATTTCTTCGAACAGCTAGAGAAAAAGAACCAG GTCAAAGAGGGTAAAgatgaaaaggaaaataaaggaggagaaaatgaagaagaaaaagaggaagaagaaaatgtAGATGATGAAGAGgttgaggaggaagaagaatttg GATGGGACGACTGGGAAGGAGACGACGGTGATCCACAATCGGAATTGCTCTGCCTCTTCTGTGATTCTCGCTACGCATCTTGCGATTCCCTTTTTGCACATTGCGCTTCCATTCACCACTTCGATTTCCATGCCACTCGAAAAGCTCTTACCTTGGATTTCTATTCCTCCTTCAAGCTTATTAACTATATCCGCTCTCAG gTGGCAGATAACAAATGTTGGAGCTGTGGATCGACATGTCAGTCCAACCAAGACTTGCTGAATCATCTGCATGATGCAATTGACTTAAGTGATATAAAGATTACGTGGGATGATGATAGATATTTAAAACCTTTTATGCAAGATGATTCACTGTTGTACAGTTTTGTTGATTATGAAGATGGGGAAGATGAGCAAATTCCACCAATGGATGAAGATCTTATGATGGATTTGAAGAACTCTATAGACACTCTTGATTTGAAAAATGTGGTAGTTACTGATGGTGTACATGATACGAGTAGCAGCCAGAAGGTTGCTTCTGTTCCTAATGATCATTTGAACCAGGCTAGTTCTTCAGACAAGGAACTTGTTAATGGCAAGAACTCTAGAGCATATGTGCCCTCAATTGATGAGGCTAGAGAAGAAGGGCTCTTGTTGGCCAAATCTCAAAATCACATGGAAAAGCAGATTAAGATGGTTAATGAAAGTTATTTTGGGTCTTATAGCTCATACGGCATCCACCGTGAGATGTTAAGTGATAAG GTGAGAATGGATGCTTATGGCCAGGCAATTTTGAAAAATCCCTCTCTCCTAAATGGTGCTGTGGTTATGGATGTAGGTTGTGGAACTGGCATCCTGAG CCTATTTgcagctcaagcaggggcatcaCGGGTCATAGCAGTTGAGGCTAGTACCAAGATGGCAGCAGTAGCATCTCAG gtTGCAAAAGATAACGGTCTCTTACTGGATAAAAGCCAGTGTGGTGTGAATGGCCATCAAAAGGGAGTGGTAGAAGTGATTCATGGTATGGTTGAAGAAATTGACAAAAATGTTGGAATTAAACCTCACAGTGTTGATGTATTGTTAAGTGAATGGATGGGATATTGCCTGCTATACGAATCCATGCTTGATTCTGTGCTCTATGCACGCGACCGGTGGTTGAAGACTGGAGGTGCCATTCTTCCTGACACAGCAACTATT TTTGTTGCAGGATTTGGAAAAGGTGGCACAAGTCTTCCATTTTGGGAAAACGTGTGTGAATTTGACATGTCTTTCATTGGGAAGGAACTTGTCAAAGATGCTGCCCAAATTCCTATAGTCGATGTTGTGGACTCTCAAGATTTAGTTACCAGTTCTGCGGTTCTTCAG ACCTTTGATTTGGCAACCATGAAGCCTAATGACGTTAATTTCACTGCAACTGCCACTTTGGAACCAAAATCAAGAGTTTTGGAATATGGAGAAATGCGTGTAGATTCTGAAACATGCTGTCGGTGTTATGGAGTTGTATTGTGGTTTGAAACCGGATTTACAAGCAGATTCTGCCGTGAAGCGCCAACTGTGTTATCAACATCTCCTTACACACCAAAAACACATTGGTCACAAACAATCTTAACCTTTAAGGAACCCGTTGAGATTGGATTTCAGAAAGGAAACAATGGTGATCTGGCAGCAATCGGCACTGAGGACTTTCCTGCTGCAAAGGTTGATGTGCGTGTCAGCATTGTACGTTCCACAGAGCATCGCAGTATTGATATTTCATTAGAAGTTGTCGGTGTTAGTCCTGATGGCCGGAGACGCAGTTGGCCGgctcaatttttttctttgcagTAG
- the LOC112716962 gene encoding transcription factor TGA2.2, producing the protein MPEASRVDSFCLSDFDQSIGNHLENAVELSGNPVNNSLKVSSQTISPGPVHLGTSDRLPISVDRSSFMYLEDRLSLLAQKVQSTNHIIIPSGDTENQEGSAMADASPRTDISTDADTDDKNQRFDGSQSLAAVASDSSDRSKDKTDQKTLRRLAQNREAARKSRLRKKAYVQQLESSRLKLTQLEQELQRARQQGIFISSSGDQAHSMSGNGAMQFDVEYARWLEEQNRQINELRAAVNSHASDTELRMIIDGILAHYDDIFRLKGVAAKADVFHLLSGMWKTPAERCFLWLGGFRSSELLKLLVNQLEPLTEQQLVGITNLQQSSQQAEDALSQGMEALQQSLAETLSSGSLGSSGSSGNVANYMGQMAMAMGKLGTLEGFIRQADNLRQQTLQQMHRILTTRQSARALLAIHDYFSRLRALSSLWLARPRD; encoded by the exons ATGCCAG AGGCAAGCAGAGTTGATTCTTTTTGTTTGTCCGACTTTGATCAATCAATTGGAAATCACTTGGAGAATGCTGTCGAATTGAGTGGaa ATCCTGTAAATAACTCACTGAAAGTAAGTAGCCAGACGATTTCTCCTGGTCCTGTTCACCTTGGCACTTCTGATAGG TTGCCAATTTCAGTTGATAGAAGCTCATTTATGTACCTAGAAGACCGACTGAGTTTGCTGGCACAAAAGGTACAATCAACAAATCACATTATAATACCAAGTGGTGATACAGAAAACCAGGAAGGGTCTGCCATGGCTGATGCCAGTCCTAGAACTGATATTTCTACAGATGCCGATACTGATGATAAGAATCAGCGG TTTGATGGAAGTCAATCCCTTGCTGCTGTGGCTTCAGACTCAAGTGACAGATCAAAGGATAAAACAGATCAGAAG ACTCTCCGCAGGCTTGCTCAGAATCGTGAGGCTGCAAGGAAAAGCCGATTGCGAAAGAAA GCTTATGTTCAACAATTGGAAAGTAGTCGTTTGAAGTTGACGCAATTGGAGCAAGAGCTTCAGCGAGCCAGGCAGCAG GGAATCTTCATATCAAGTTCAGGTGATCAAGCACATTCAATGAGCGGCAATG GGGCCATGCAATTCGATGTCGAATATGCAAGGTGGCTGGAAGAGCAGAATCGACAAATTAATGAGCTTAGAGCTGCTGTAAATTCTCATGCAAGTGATACAGAACTTCGAATGATTATTGATGGTATATTGGCGCATTATGATGACATATTTCGGCTGAAGGGCGTTGCAGCTAAGGCTGATGTCTTCCACCTGTTGTCTGGCATGTGGAAAACCCCAGCTGAGAGGTGTTTTCTGTGGCTCGGTGGCTTTCGGTCATCTGAACTCCTTAAG CTCCTGGTAAATCAGTTGGAGCCTCTCACTGAGCAGCAGTTGGTGGGTATTACCAACTTACAACAGTCTTCTCAACAGGCAGAGGATGCATTGTCTCAGGGCATGGAAGCACTGCAACAATCTCTTGCAGAGACTTTGTCCTCTGGATCACTTGGCTCATCCGGTTCATCAGGGAATGTCGCAAATTACATGGGTCAAATGGCCATGGCCATGGGTAAGCTAGGGACACTCGAGGGGTTTATTCGGCAG GCTGACAATTTGCGCCAGCAGACATTGCAACAAATGCACCGCATATTGACTACTCGCCAATCGGCTCGTGCTCTCCTTGCAATACACGACTATTTTTCAAGGCTGCGCGCTCTTAGTTCCCTCTGGCTCGCCCGCCCAAGAGATTAA